In the Sphingomonas sp. LM7 genome, one interval contains:
- a CDS encoding efflux RND transporter periplasmic adaptor subunit: MADADPAGLQFRTEDAAAKKPNLRKKLLGGIAGAVLLAGAGYGGWYALVGSHYIGTDNAYVGADTASVTPMIAAQVLNIRVADTQAVRKGNVLVQLDDSDARIALAQAEADLAKARRQYGQAAATSAALAAQVDARGADITSARAQLTAAQAAFEKARVDLARRRALAPNGAVSGDELSSATNAFASARANLELARAAIAQASSTRGAASGQLAANNALISGTTVATAPEVLAAQAKVAQAKLELDRTVIRAPIDGVITRRNVQIGQRVAPGTALMLIVPVGQLYVDANFKEGQLTQVKVGQPVTLTSDLYGGDVEYHGRVVGLSGGTGGAFALIPAQNATGNWIKVVQRLPVRVALDPKELQAHPLRVGLSMDAEIDVSAN; the protein is encoded by the coding sequence ATGGCTGATGCCGATCCCGCTGGCCTCCAGTTTCGTACCGAGGACGCCGCTGCCAAGAAGCCCAATCTGCGCAAGAAGCTGCTCGGCGGCATCGCCGGCGCAGTGCTGCTCGCCGGCGCCGGCTATGGCGGCTGGTATGCGCTGGTCGGCAGCCATTATATCGGCACCGACAATGCCTATGTCGGCGCCGATACCGCGAGCGTTACCCCGATGATCGCCGCGCAGGTGCTCAATATCCGCGTCGCCGACACCCAGGCGGTGCGCAAGGGCAACGTGCTGGTCCAGCTTGACGACAGCGACGCGCGGATCGCGCTTGCGCAGGCCGAAGCCGATCTCGCCAAGGCGCGTCGTCAATATGGCCAGGCGGCGGCGACCAGCGCCGCGCTGGCGGCACAGGTCGACGCGCGCGGCGCCGACATCACCAGCGCGCGTGCGCAGCTGACCGCGGCGCAAGCGGCGTTCGAAAAGGCACGCGTCGATCTCGCGCGCCGGCGCGCGCTGGCGCCCAACGGCGCCGTATCCGGCGACGAACTCAGCTCCGCGACCAACGCATTCGCTTCCGCCAGGGCCAATCTCGAACTGGCGCGCGCGGCGATCGCGCAGGCAAGCTCGACTCGCGGCGCAGCCAGCGGCCAGCTTGCGGCGAACAACGCGCTGATCAGTGGCACCACCGTGGCGACCGCGCCGGAAGTGCTCGCTGCGCAGGCCAAGGTGGCGCAGGCGAAGCTCGAGCTCGACCGCACCGTGATCCGCGCGCCGATCGACGGCGTGATCACCCGGCGCAATGTCCAGATCGGCCAGCGCGTCGCCCCCGGCACCGCGCTGATGCTGATCGTCCCGGTCGGTCAGCTCTATGTCGACGCCAATTTCAAGGAAGGCCAGCTTACCCAAGTCAAGGTCGGCCAGCCGGTGACGCTGACTTCGGATCTGTACGGCGGCGATGTCGAATATCATGGGCGTGTCGTCGGGCTTTCGGGCGGCACCGGCGGCGCCTTCGCGCTGATCCCGGCGCAGAACGCCACGGGCAACTGGATCAAGGTGGTCCAGCGCCTTCCTGTCCGCGTCGCGCTCGATCCGAAGGAATTGCAGGCGCATCCGCTTCGCGTGGGCCTGTCGATGGACGCCGAGATCGACGTCTCCGCCAACTAA
- a CDS encoding DHA2 family efflux MFS transporter permease subunit has translation MNAKAEAAAPLTGFRLILAGAVLALTNFMVVLDTTIANVSVPHIAGSLGISSSQGTWIITSYAVAEAVCVPLTGWLAGRFGTVRTFTFGMIGFGIFSVLCGLSTSLGMLVACRIGQGLCGGPLMPLSQTLLMRIFKPEQRAQAMGVWAMTTVTAPILGPILGGTISDSWSWHWIFFINIPVAALCAFGAFRLLGSSETKTEKMRIDGIGLALMLLWIGALQIMLDLGREHDWFSDPTIIALAVIAAVGLVVFLAWELTEDQPIVDLRVFRHRGFSVAVASLSFAFATFFASAVIIPQWLQTSMGYTATYAGYATAFTGVAAVIMSPIVAKLSSKFDPRALVCFGILWLGMTSLLRVHWNSGADFWTLAFPQLLQGFGMPFFFIPLTTLALGAVEPEETAAAAGVMSFLRTMAGAIGTSISATMWDNSSRVARSEIVSSMNTQATSDALAAQGFSLDQIRGVIAQLVDKEAMAVATTHIFLISAVVFAFAAMIIWLTPRPTRAVAMGAAH, from the coding sequence ATGAACGCCAAGGCCGAGGCAGCGGCGCCGCTTACCGGGTTCCGCCTCATTCTCGCAGGCGCGGTGCTCGCGCTCACCAATTTCATGGTGGTGCTCGACACCACGATCGCCAACGTCTCGGTGCCGCACATCGCCGGCAGCCTGGGCATATCGAGCAGCCAGGGGACGTGGATCATCACGTCCTATGCGGTCGCCGAAGCCGTGTGCGTGCCGCTGACGGGGTGGCTCGCCGGGCGCTTCGGCACTGTCCGCACCTTTACCTTCGGGATGATCGGGTTCGGCATCTTCTCGGTGCTGTGCGGGCTTTCGACTTCGCTCGGCATGCTCGTCGCCTGCCGGATCGGTCAGGGACTGTGCGGCGGCCCGCTGATGCCGCTCAGCCAGACCCTGCTGATGCGCATCTTCAAGCCCGAGCAGCGCGCGCAGGCGATGGGGGTGTGGGCGATGACCACGGTCACCGCGCCAATCCTCGGCCCGATCCTGGGCGGCACGATCAGCGATTCGTGGTCGTGGCACTGGATCTTCTTCATCAACATCCCCGTCGCCGCCCTGTGCGCGTTTGGCGCTTTCCGCTTGCTGGGTTCGTCGGAAACCAAGACTGAGAAGATGCGGATCGACGGCATCGGCCTCGCGCTGATGCTGCTGTGGATCGGCGCTTTGCAGATCATGCTCGATCTCGGCCGCGAGCACGACTGGTTCAGCGATCCGACGATCATCGCGCTGGCAGTAATCGCCGCAGTCGGGCTCGTGGTGTTCCTTGCCTGGGAGCTGACCGAGGACCAGCCGATCGTGGATCTGCGGGTGTTCCGGCATCGCGGGTTCAGCGTGGCGGTGGCGTCTTTGTCGTTCGCCTTTGCGACCTTCTTCGCTTCGGCAGTGATCATCCCGCAATGGCTGCAGACCAGCATGGGGTACACGGCGACCTATGCGGGATACGCGACGGCCTTCACCGGGGTGGCGGCGGTGATCATGTCGCCGATCGTCGCCAAGCTATCGAGCAAGTTCGATCCGCGCGCCCTGGTGTGCTTCGGCATCCTTTGGCTGGGGATGACCTCGCTGCTTCGGGTGCACTGGAACAGCGGCGCCGATTTCTGGACGCTCGCCTTTCCGCAGCTGCTCCAGGGCTTCGGCATGCCATTCTTCTTCATTCCGCTGACTACGCTCGCGCTCGGCGCGGTCGAGCCCGAGGAGACTGCCGCCGCGGCAGGCGTGATGAGCTTCCTGCGCACCATGGCCGGCGCGATCGGCACGTCGATCTCGGCGACGATGTGGGACAATAGCAGCCGCGTCGCGCGCAGCGAGATCGTGTCGAGCATGAACACCCAGGCGACCAGCGATGCGCTGGCGGCGCAGGGGTTCTCGCTCGATCAGATCCGCGGGGTGATCGCGCAGCTGGTCGACAAGGAAGCGATGGCAGTGGCAACCACGCACATCTTCCTGATCTCGGCGGTGGTGTTCGCCTTTGCGGCGATGATCATCTGGCTGACCCCGCGCCCGACCCGCGCGGTCGCGATGGGGGCAGCGCATTAG
- a CDS encoding YdbL family protein produces MRSMPFLAALTATLLVAAPALAQRDPAYSAARAAGQVGEQPDGYLGVVGASTPALQALVNNINIQRKKQYTAQAASGSTVQQMAFVTGCNLVLRTEPGEKYQTPDGRWLTRGADAPVRDARCL; encoded by the coding sequence ATGCGCTCCATGCCTTTCCTCGCCGCTCTGACTGCAACCCTGCTGGTTGCCGCCCCGGCGCTTGCCCAGCGCGATCCTGCCTACTCGGCGGCACGCGCCGCGGGCCAGGTCGGCGAGCAGCCGGACGGCTATCTCGGCGTGGTTGGCGCTTCGACGCCGGCACTCCAGGCGCTGGTCAACAACATCAACATCCAGCGCAAGAAGCAGTACACCGCGCAGGCCGCAAGCGGCTCGACGGTCCAGCAGATGGCGTTCGTCACCGGCTGCAACCTGGTCCTGCGCACCGAGCCGGGCGAGAAATACCAGACCCCCGACGGCCGCTGGCTTACCCGCGGCGCTGACGCGCCGGTGCGCGACGCGCGCTGCCTTTGA
- a CDS encoding YnbE family lipoprotein, whose amino-acid sequence MTAPDKPIVINLNISITQEVVYRLDNKAKTLIQDNPGIF is encoded by the coding sequence GTGACTGCACCCGACAAGCCGATCGTCATCAACCTCAACATATCGATCACGCAGGAAGTGGTGTACCGTCTCGATAACAAGGCGAAGACACTGATCCAGGACAACCCGGGAATTTTCTGA
- a CDS encoding YdbH domain-containing protein — MTKLDQAPEEATVQAATLRARRPWGRLFLTLAALLLVALFAAWMQRRTIARGFVDQELSRRGVPAQYRIEQLSPWRQRLTDVVIGDPRNPDLTADWIELGTALSPWSARVLALRAGHVRVKGRIVDGRLSLGAIDKLMPAPSGKPFALPHVEIDVADARLRLDSGHGILDIWLKGRGMLDNGFAGTARIASTQLDLAGCSAFGVSGTLAVRIRDAQPSLVGPVAASRAHCADARAANPKLTIGATLGAALDRWRGAAELRVSAFGYGGRRVAGLGGNITFDGAFAGTRGRVALRSGRFESPELAGAALQLAGDYRQHRGGFDYRGTMATRSAALPGWLRNRIAGYGGSAQGTPLAPVAAQLARATAAAATAFDATADLSAGISNTGFQYSLPRLQIVSASGARLSFDRGSGIRGEGATLLPQIDGALALRGGGMPEALIRLSQKRGDAQLRGVGFVQPYVAGSAALALSRISFALGRGGGTIETLATISGPLANGRIERLSLPLDAHWRGAKIVLNRGCAIAGFERVAIAGVVLAPGRIRACPIGGAMVSLSPRGITGGVRLDRLDLTGRVGSSPLLLRAADARFLLDTQWFAVTRASVRLGVAPATRLDIESLTGGLSSRIAGTFAGLGGQIGSVPLVISGGAGSWQVSGTGLSLTGGLQVSDAATPPRFHPVSSGDARLELAGNVIVATAGLRSPAASIGSVEIRHDLGDGRGSALLHVPGLRFAEGGLQPSDLTPLTFGVIADVSGSVSGEGRIVWSPQGLSSTGRFSTDGVDLAAAFGPVRGLATELRFDDLLGMRTAPGQVATTVEINPGVPVRNGTIRFRLLDSQRVEVEGARWPFAGGELVLEPTILDFSQSRERRLTFRVIGADAAQFLKEMEFDNLDATGIFDGTLPMVFDEQGGRIEGGSLRARGGGSIAYVGELSQRDLGFWSNMAFQALKALDYRNLTLDMNGPLDGDMVTEIRFSGVSQGKGTKSNFLLRRLAKLPFVFNVRINAPFKQLLDSVQSWYDPNRLIERNLPTLLEQQERTGGATDAKPVQPSESDKLR, encoded by the coding sequence ATGACGAAATTGGACCAAGCGCCGGAGGAAGCTACCGTGCAGGCGGCCACGCTGCGCGCGCGGCGGCCTTGGGGACGCCTTTTCCTCACACTCGCCGCGCTGCTGCTCGTCGCGCTGTTCGCGGCGTGGATGCAGCGCCGGACGATAGCGCGGGGGTTCGTCGATCAGGAACTGAGCCGGCGCGGCGTGCCGGCGCAATATCGCATCGAACAGCTTTCGCCGTGGCGCCAGCGCCTCACCGACGTTGTGATCGGCGATCCGCGCAACCCCGATTTGACCGCCGACTGGATCGAACTCGGCACGGCACTCTCGCCCTGGAGCGCCCGGGTGCTCGCGCTGCGCGCCGGGCATGTCCGCGTCAAAGGGCGGATCGTCGATGGCCGGCTGTCGCTGGGCGCGATCGACAAGCTGATGCCGGCGCCTTCGGGCAAGCCGTTCGCGCTGCCGCATGTCGAGATCGATGTCGCCGACGCCCGGCTACGACTGGATAGCGGTCACGGCATCCTCGACATCTGGCTAAAAGGCCGCGGGATGCTCGATAACGGCTTTGCCGGCACCGCGCGCATCGCGTCCACGCAGCTCGACTTGGCGGGCTGTTCGGCATTCGGCGTGTCGGGCACGCTGGCGGTCAGGATCCGCGACGCCCAACCCAGCCTTGTCGGTCCGGTGGCGGCATCGCGCGCGCACTGTGCCGACGCCCGCGCCGCCAATCCCAAGCTGACCATAGGCGCAACGCTGGGCGCCGCACTCGATCGCTGGCGCGGTGCGGCGGAATTGAGGGTGTCCGCGTTCGGATATGGCGGGCGCCGCGTCGCCGGGCTCGGCGGCAATATTACGTTCGACGGTGCGTTCGCGGGAACGCGCGGCAGGGTCGCGCTGCGGTCGGGTCGTTTCGAGAGCCCCGAACTTGCCGGGGCCGCGCTGCAGCTCGCGGGGGACTATCGCCAGCATCGCGGCGGGTTCGACTATCGCGGGACGATGGCGACGCGGTCGGCGGCGCTGCCCGGCTGGCTGCGTAACAGGATCGCCGGCTATGGCGGGTCGGCGCAGGGCACGCCGCTCGCGCCCGTCGCGGCGCAACTCGCGCGCGCTACTGCTGCCGCGGCGACGGCATTCGACGCCACCGCCGATCTTTCCGCCGGCATCTCGAATACGGGGTTCCAGTACAGCCTGCCCCGCCTACAGATCGTCTCGGCGAGCGGCGCGCGGCTCAGCTTCGACCGGGGGAGCGGAATTCGTGGCGAAGGTGCCACGCTGCTACCTCAGATCGACGGCGCGCTGGCGTTGCGCGGCGGCGGAATGCCCGAAGCGCTGATCCGCCTTTCGCAGAAGCGCGGCGACGCGCAGCTCCGTGGCGTCGGCTTCGTCCAGCCCTACGTCGCCGGCAGTGCGGCGCTGGCGCTCTCGAGGATTTCCTTCGCGCTCGGCCGCGGCGGCGGTACGATCGAGACGCTCGCCACGATCAGCGGCCCGCTGGCCAATGGCAGGATCGAGCGCCTCTCGCTGCCGCTGGATGCGCACTGGCGCGGCGCGAAAATCGTGCTCAACCGCGGCTGCGCGATTGCCGGCTTCGAGCGCGTCGCGATCGCCGGCGTGGTGCTGGCGCCGGGTCGGATACGGGCCTGCCCGATCGGCGGCGCGATGGTCAGCCTCTCGCCACGGGGGATCACCGGCGGCGTTCGTCTCGATCGCCTCGATCTCACCGGGCGCGTTGGATCGAGCCCGCTGCTGTTGCGCGCGGCAGATGCGCGCTTCCTTCTAGATACGCAGTGGTTCGCCGTGACCCGGGCTTCGGTGCGGCTGGGCGTCGCGCCTGCCACCCGTCTCGATATCGAGTCGCTGACCGGCGGCTTGTCCAGTCGCATCGCTGGGACATTCGCCGGTCTGGGCGGGCAGATCGGCAGCGTCCCGCTGGTGATCTCGGGCGGCGCGGGCAGCTGGCAGGTGTCCGGCACGGGGCTGTCGCTGACGGGAGGATTGCAAGTCTCCGATGCGGCGACCCCGCCGCGCTTCCATCCGGTTTCGAGCGGCGACGCCAGGCTGGAACTGGCCGGCAACGTCATCGTCGCGACGGCAGGGCTGCGATCGCCGGCCGCGTCGATCGGCAGCGTCGAGATCCGCCACGATCTTGGCGACGGGCGCGGCAGCGCGCTGCTCCATGTGCCGGGATTGCGCTTCGCCGAGGGCGGGCTGCAGCCCAGCGACCTCACCCCGCTCACTTTCGGCGTGATCGCCGATGTCAGCGGGTCGGTCAGCGGCGAGGGCCGGATCGTCTGGTCCCCGCAAGGCTTGTCGAGCACCGGGCGATTCAGCACCGACGGCGTCGATCTGGCGGCGGCCTTCGGGCCGGTGCGCGGGCTCGCCACCGAGTTGCGGTTCGACGATTTGCTGGGCATGCGCACGGCGCCTGGTCAGGTCGCGACCACGGTCGAGATCAACCCGGGCGTGCCGGTCCGCAACGGCACGATCCGCTTTCGTCTGCTCGACAGCCAGCGAGTCGAAGTCGAGGGCGCGCGCTGGCCGTTCGCCGGGGGCGAGCTGGTGCTGGAGCCGACGATTCTCGACTTCAGCCAGAGCCGCGAGCGGCGGCTGACTTTCCGGGTGATCGGTGCCGATGCGGCGCAGTTCCTCAAGGAAATGGAGTTCGACAATCTCGATGCCACCGGCATTTTCGACGGTACGCTGCCGATGGTCTTCGACGAGCAGGGCGGCCGCATCGAAGGCGGCAGCCTGCGCGCGCGCGGTGGCGGATCGATCGCCTATGTCGGCGAGCTGTCACAGCGCGACCTCGGATTTTGGAGCAATATGGCATTCCAGGCGCTCAAGGCGCTCGACTATCGCAATCTCACGCTCGACATGAACGGCCCGCTGGACGGCGACATGGTGACCGAGATCCGCTTTTCCGGCGTGAGCCAGGGCAAGGGGACCAAATCGAATTTCCTGCTGCGGCGGCTGGCGAAGCTGCCCTTCGTGTTCAACGTCCGGATCAACGCGCCGTTCAAGCAGCTGCTCGATTCGGTGCAGTCCTGGTACGATCCAAACCGATTGATCGAACGCAATCTGCCGACCTTGCTCGAACAACAGGAAAGAACCGGCGGCGCGACGGACGCAAAACCGGTTCAGCCTTCCGAAAGCGACAAGCTGCGATGA
- a CDS encoding TrbC/VirB2 family protein, translating into MRGGNLLRRLVAAGLAGLILADPALGQGLADPAGSGVIVSAVRWLEGTLLGTVATVVAVIAVATVGLLMLTGRINWRYGATVILGCFILFGAASIVAGIQSTAQLGQ; encoded by the coding sequence GTGCGGGGCGGTAATCTTCTGCGCCGATTGGTCGCCGCGGGCTTGGCGGGGCTGATCCTGGCTGATCCGGCACTCGGACAAGGGCTGGCCGATCCGGCGGGCTCCGGCGTGATTGTCTCGGCGGTACGCTGGCTCGAAGGCACGCTGCTGGGAACCGTGGCGACCGTCGTCGCGGTGATCGCCGTCGCTACGGTCGGGCTGTTGATGCTCACCGGCCGGATCAACTGGCGCTATGGCGCAACGGTGATTCTGGGCTGCTTCATCCTGTTCGGCGCGGCCAGCATCGTCGCCGGGATCCAGTCCACCGCGCAGCTGGGGCAATAA
- a CDS encoding type IV secretion system protein VirB3, with translation MNGLERDQLFVALTRPQMFAGVTYSYFIANAVIATELFLIFKSPWAIVAALVIHFIGVILCLREPRFFDLWITRLGRCPRVRNHAIWRCNSYRP, from the coding sequence GTGAACGGTCTCGAGCGAGACCAGCTCTTCGTCGCGCTCACGCGCCCGCAGATGTTCGCCGGGGTTACCTACAGCTATTTCATCGCCAATGCTGTGATCGCGACCGAGCTGTTCCTGATCTTCAAGTCGCCATGGGCGATCGTCGCGGCCTTGGTGATCCATTTCATCGGCGTGATCCTCTGCCTGCGCGAGCCGCGTTTCTTCGACCTGTGGATCACGCGGCTCGGCCGCTGCCCGCGCGTACGCAACCATGCGATCTGGCGATGCAACTCCTACCGGCCCTGA
- a CDS encoding VirB4 family type IV secretion/conjugal transfer ATPase has product MQLLPALTRDPEVVRREAPAGRHLPYARHVDDRTIETRDGMLFQVIQLRGLLFETADTEEINYRKRLRDAMLQSIGSSRFAIYNHVVRRRVDAELPAAFPDAFSQRLDASWRARLAQKRLYVNDLFLTIVRRPLQGRIGILDRLRGGQAEANSGHELRQLDVARDALLAALGSYEPRLLSVYQTPQGPCSEPLEFLSSLYNGELRPVLLPLQDLGAYLPYRRVSFGQETVELGPTGTQPRSFTGLVSIKDYPGQTAPGMLDELLRLPFELTISQSFGFVERQAALSRMNLALRRMRSAEDEAVSLRTELSGAKDDVAAGRAGFGEHHMTIAVRGDTPAEVDEGVAETQAVLADMGIIAVREEIALEPAFWAQFPGNFKYIARRGLVSTGNFAGFASGHNLPQGRATGNHWGDAVTLFETTAAGPYYFNFHQGDLGNFTVIGPSGSGKTVVLNFLLAQARKLDPRIIFFDKDRGAELFLRAIGGRYDLLRPGTPSGLNPLQIDDTPANRQFLIDWISLLVGGADIEEIARIKDSIDANFDQPLEQRRLRHLAELFRGGHRPHAADLWARLRPWWGEGERAWLFDNERDETDLDARTVGFDMTQILDDPAMRTPAMMYLFHRVEERLDGTAAIIVVDEGWKALDDDVFVRRIKDWEKTIRKRNGIVGFATQSAQDALESRIASAIIEQAATQIFMANPKARAADYIEGFGLTAHEFELVRTLPDNAHCFLIKHGNESVVARLNLTGEREILTILSGRERTVRLLDEIRAHSGDDPAVWLPLLMDVA; this is encoded by the coding sequence ATGCAACTCCTACCGGCCCTGACCCGCGACCCCGAAGTGGTGCGCCGCGAGGCGCCGGCCGGACGCCACTTGCCCTATGCGCGCCATGTCGACGATCGGACGATCGAGACGCGCGACGGGATGCTGTTCCAGGTGATCCAGCTGCGCGGGCTGCTGTTCGAGACCGCGGACACCGAAGAGATTAACTATCGCAAGCGCCTGCGCGACGCGATGCTCCAGTCGATTGGATCGTCGCGCTTCGCGATCTACAACCATGTCGTCCGCCGCCGAGTAGATGCCGAGCTGCCCGCGGCGTTCCCCGACGCCTTTTCGCAGCGGCTCGACGCATCGTGGAGGGCGCGGCTCGCGCAGAAGCGGCTTTACGTCAATGATCTGTTCCTGACGATCGTCCGACGACCGCTGCAGGGGCGGATCGGCATCCTGGACCGGCTGCGCGGCGGCCAGGCCGAAGCCAATAGCGGCCACGAACTGCGCCAGCTTGATGTTGCGCGCGATGCCCTGCTCGCCGCACTCGGCAGCTATGAGCCGAGGCTGCTGAGCGTCTACCAGACTCCGCAGGGCCCGTGCTCCGAACCGCTCGAATTCCTCTCCTCGCTCTACAATGGCGAGCTGCGCCCGGTGCTGCTGCCGTTGCAAGATCTCGGCGCCTATCTGCCCTATCGCCGCGTCAGCTTCGGGCAGGAGACCGTCGAGCTCGGCCCGACGGGCACGCAGCCGCGCAGCTTCACCGGCCTGGTCTCGATCAAGGACTATCCCGGCCAGACTGCGCCGGGGATGCTCGACGAGCTGCTTCGCCTGCCCTTCGAGCTGACCATTTCGCAGAGCTTCGGCTTCGTCGAGCGTCAGGCGGCGCTGTCGCGGATGAACCTCGCGCTGCGCAGGATGCGCTCGGCCGAAGACGAGGCGGTCAGCCTGCGCACCGAGCTGTCCGGCGCCAAGGACGATGTCGCCGCCGGCCGCGCCGGCTTCGGCGAACATCACATGACGATCGCAGTACGCGGCGACACCCCCGCCGAAGTCGATGAGGGGGTGGCCGAGACGCAGGCGGTGCTCGCCGACATGGGGATCATCGCGGTGCGCGAGGAGATCGCGCTGGAACCCGCCTTCTGGGCGCAGTTTCCCGGCAACTTCAAATATATCGCGCGCCGCGGGCTGGTCTCGACCGGGAACTTCGCCGGTTTCGCCAGCGGGCACAATCTCCCCCAGGGCCGCGCGACCGGCAATCACTGGGGCGATGCAGTCACGCTGTTCGAGACCACCGCCGCCGGGCCCTATTATTTCAACTTCCACCAGGGCGATCTCGGCAACTTCACCGTGATCGGGCCGTCGGGCTCGGGCAAGACGGTGGTGCTCAACTTCCTGCTTGCCCAGGCACGGAAACTCGATCCGCGGATCATCTTCTTCGACAAGGACCGGGGCGCCGAGCTGTTCCTGCGCGCGATCGGCGGGCGCTACGATCTGTTGCGCCCGGGCACGCCTTCGGGCCTCAACCCACTCCAGATCGACGACACTCCGGCCAACCGCCAGTTCCTGATCGACTGGATATCGCTGCTCGTCGGCGGCGCCGATATCGAGGAGATCGCGCGGATCAAGGATTCAATCGACGCCAATTTCGATCAGCCGCTCGAACAGCGCCGCCTGCGCCACCTCGCCGAGCTGTTCCGCGGCGGCCATCGCCCGCACGCCGCCGATCTCTGGGCGCGACTGCGGCCGTGGTGGGGCGAAGGCGAGCGCGCCTGGCTGTTCGACAACGAGCGCGACGAGACCGATCTCGACGCGCGCACCGTCGGCTTCGACATGACCCAGATCCTCGACGATCCGGCGATGCGCACCCCGGCGATGATGTATCTGTTCCACCGCGTCGAGGAGCGGCTCGACGGAACTGCGGCGATCATCGTGGTGGACGAAGGCTGGAAGGCACTCGACGACGACGTGTTCGTGCGGCGGATCAAGGATTGGGAAAAGACGATCCGCAAGCGCAACGGCATCGTCGGCTTCGCCACGCAGAGCGCGCAGGACGCGCTGGAGAGCCGCATCGCCAGTGCAATCATCGAGCAGGCCGCGACGCAGATCTTCATGGCCAATCCCAAGGCGCGCGCGGCCGATTATATCGAGGGCTTCGGGCTCACCGCGCACGAATTCGAGCTGGTTCGCACGCTGCCCGACAATGCGCATTGCTTCCTAATCAAGCATGGCAATGAAAGCGTCGTTGCGCGGCTCAACCTGACCGGCGAGCGCGAGATCCTGACGATCCTTTCAGGCCGCGAGCGCACCGTCCGCCTGCTCGACGAAATCCGCGCGCACAGCGGCGACGACCCCGCCGTCTGGCTGCCGCTGCTGATGGACGTCGCATGA